From a single Bacillus pseudomycoides DSM 12442 genomic region:
- the tpiA gene encoding triose-phosphate isomerase, with the protein MRKPIIAGNWKMNKTLSEAVSFVEEVKGQIPAASAVDAVVCSPALFLERLVAATEGTDLKVGAQNMHFEKNGAFTGEISPVALSDLKVSYVVLGHSERREMFAETDETVNKKTLAAFEHGLTPIVCCGETLEERESGKTFDLVAGQVTKALAGLTEEQVKATVIAYEPIWAIGTGKSSSSADANEVCAHIRKVVAEAVSPAAAEAVRIQYGGSVKPENIKEYMAQSDIDGALVGGASLEPASFLGLLGAVK; encoded by the coding sequence ATGCGTAAACCAATTATCGCAGGTAACTGGAAAATGAATAAAACTTTATCTGAAGCAGTTAGCTTCGTAGAGGAAGTAAAAGGTCAAATCCCAGCAGCTTCAGCTGTTGATGCAGTAGTTTGCTCTCCAGCTCTTTTCTTAGAGCGCTTAGTAGCGGCAACTGAAGGAACGGACTTAAAAGTAGGTGCACAAAACATGCACTTCGAAAAAAATGGTGCATTCACTGGCGAAATTAGCCCAGTAGCACTTAGCGACTTAAAAGTGAGCTACGTAGTACTTGGCCACTCTGAGCGTCGTGAAATGTTTGCTGAAACAGACGAAACAGTAAACAAAAAGACTCTTGCAGCATTTGAACATGGTTTAACACCAATCGTTTGCTGTGGTGAAACTTTAGAAGAGCGCGAAAGCGGAAAAACATTTGATCTAGTAGCAGGTCAAGTGACAAAAGCACTTGCAGGTTTAACAGAAGAGCAAGTGAAAGCTACTGTTATCGCATATGAGCCAATTTGGGCGATCGGTACAGGCAAATCTTCTTCTTCTGCAGATGCAAACGAAGTATGTGCGCACATCCGTAAAGTTGTTGCAGAAGCTGTTTCTCCAGCAGCTGCAGAAGCTGTTCGTATTCAATACGGCGGTAGCGTAAAACCAGAAAACATTAAAGAATACATGGCACAATCTGACATCGACGGCGCTTTAGTTGGCGGTGCTAGCTTAGAGCCTGCTTCCTTCTTAGGTCTTCTGGGGGCGGTAAAATGA